One stretch of Prosthecobacter dejongeii DNA includes these proteins:
- a CDS encoding phospholipase D-like domain-containing protein, whose product MTVASIMLEWNWGTLALAGVTLTLSIAALLHLLTHHRDHRSAAFWVALIVLSPLIGACLYGLLGINFVRRRGQQYRGIIGPAYRDPPPTCPLFVHSDPVLAERDCSLAMTVDRISRFNFTSGNTVEPLINGDEAMPAMIAAIESAQVSVSLSSYIFEATHIGAEFVAALTAAHQRGVQVRVMVDDAGTRYAWPPVTRVLAKKGVTVCRFMPNRFILRLLTMNLRNHKKILIVDGRIGFTGGMNIREGNMISRQPAHPVRDLHFRITGPVVGQMQRVFAEDWQFCASEVLDGPTWFPPLQPTGEVHALGIVDGPDEDLEVMPVALFAALNAARHRVCLMTPYFLPTAILMAALKLCATRQVEVIIITPARNNIPFVAWAARTLYGELLQAGCRIYESPEPFDHSKLLLIDDAWSCVGSTNWDPRSLRLNFEFNLACHSPALATRLHDLFLAKQKECTPVTEASLENLPLTERLRNGLARLFIPVL is encoded by the coding sequence ATGACGGTTGCTTCAATCATGCTGGAATGGAACTGGGGCACTTTGGCCCTGGCTGGTGTCACGCTGACGCTCAGCATCGCGGCTCTGCTGCATTTGTTGACGCATCATCGCGACCACCGTTCCGCTGCGTTTTGGGTGGCCTTGATCGTTCTTTCTCCGCTCATTGGTGCCTGCTTGTACGGTTTGCTCGGGATTAATTTCGTCAGGCGGCGCGGCCAGCAGTATCGCGGCATCATCGGCCCAGCCTACCGCGACCCACCGCCCACCTGCCCCCTCTTTGTCCACAGTGATCCTGTGTTGGCTGAGCGCGACTGCTCCCTGGCCATGACAGTGGATCGCATCTCGCGGTTCAACTTCACCTCCGGCAACACAGTGGAGCCATTGATCAATGGCGACGAAGCCATGCCCGCGATGATCGCCGCCATCGAAAGTGCCCAGGTCAGTGTCAGCCTTTCCAGCTATATTTTTGAAGCCACCCACATCGGCGCAGAGTTCGTCGCAGCTCTCACAGCAGCCCATCAGCGTGGCGTGCAGGTGCGGGTCATGGTGGATGATGCCGGCACCCGTTATGCCTGGCCACCGGTCACGCGAGTGTTGGCAAAAAAGGGCGTGACCGTCTGCCGTTTCATGCCCAATCGGTTCATTCTGCGTCTGCTGACGATGAACCTGCGCAATCACAAAAAAATCCTCATTGTGGATGGCCGCATCGGCTTCACCGGCGGGATGAACATCCGTGAGGGCAACATGATCTCCCGCCAGCCCGCCCACCCAGTGCGGGATCTGCACTTTCGCATCACCGGCCCAGTGGTGGGGCAGATGCAGCGCGTATTTGCTGAGGATTGGCAATTTTGCGCTAGCGAAGTGCTAGACGGCCCTACCTGGTTTCCACCGTTGCAGCCGACAGGTGAGGTGCATGCCCTGGGCATCGTGGACGGGCCCGATGAGGACCTGGAGGTCATGCCCGTGGCGCTCTTTGCTGCGCTAAATGCGGCCCGTCATCGCGTGTGCCTGATGACCCCCTATTTTCTCCCCACCGCCATCCTCATGGCCGCGCTGAAACTCTGCGCCACACGCCAGGTAGAGGTCATCATCATCACCCCCGCCCGCAACAACATCCCCTTCGTGGCCTGGGCCGCTCGCACGCTCTACGGTGAACTTCTCCAAGCGGGCTGCCGCATCTATGAATCGCCCGAGCCCTTTGATCACTCAAAGCTCCTGCTCATAGATGATGCCTGGAGCTGCGTGGGCTCCACCAACTGGGATCCCCGCAGCCTGCGTCTGAATTTTGAATTCAATCTCGCCTGTCATTCCCCTGCCCTGGCCACTCGACTGCACGATCTCTTCCTGGCCAAACAAAAGGAGTGTACCCCGGTCACCGAAGCTAGCCTGGAAAACCTGCCGCTAACGGAACGCCTGCGCAATGGCCTCGCCCGCCTCTTCATCCCTGTGCTTTAG
- the tig gene encoding trigger factor produces MNINVEHQPNCRAIAHIRVPAEEVAKQRSAITAYFATQVRLPGFRPGKAPAAAVQKRFGDDIRSELEKQLINDGLRTAIKNEGLEVINILSVTDKILHETDQSFSFSAEMSLAPKIELPEYKGIPVKLARIEVTDADVDHDILHLRERYATFADVERPAALGDAVVLGFTGSLEGKPLAEVLPDAPEHLKQIEENWFLLDAEEDFLPGFYAGLVGISKDEQRTLSLALPEDFAFEGLRGKTLDLAVTCKGVKDKVVPALDAEFIQKIGGGDMTEETLRGEVKEAVRRRREQARETAKSNQVIAHIFEKVEFDVPQDIVNREAQRRTNDIAMRAMQQGISQDELVKQQDEILSNATNQAKQSVKVSFILEQVAKKEGLSITDEQLTYALANMAARQKKPVKKFMAEAQKNGMIERMRDDLLLESALQFLKDNAQIEETEPEAEHCDTHSPAAA; encoded by the coding sequence ATGAACATCAACGTCGAACACCAGCCAAACTGCCGCGCTATCGCTCACATCCGTGTGCCGGCCGAAGAAGTCGCCAAGCAGCGCTCCGCCATCACCGCCTACTTTGCCACCCAGGTGCGCCTGCCCGGCTTCCGTCCAGGTAAGGCCCCGGCTGCTGCCGTGCAAAAGCGTTTCGGTGATGACATCCGCAGTGAGTTGGAAAAGCAGCTCATCAATGACGGCCTGCGCACCGCCATCAAAAATGAAGGCCTGGAAGTCATCAATATCCTTTCCGTCACCGACAAGATCCTCCACGAGACGGATCAGAGCTTCAGCTTCAGCGCTGAAATGAGCCTGGCTCCAAAGATTGAGCTGCCCGAGTACAAAGGCATTCCGGTGAAGCTGGCCCGCATCGAAGTAACCGATGCCGACGTGGACCACGACATCCTGCACCTGCGTGAGCGTTATGCCACCTTTGCCGATGTGGAGCGTCCTGCGGCCCTGGGTGATGCTGTCGTGCTGGGTTTCACGGGCAGCCTGGAAGGCAAGCCTCTGGCCGAAGTGCTGCCTGATGCGCCAGAGCATCTCAAGCAGATCGAAGAAAACTGGTTCCTTCTGGACGCTGAAGAAGACTTCCTCCCTGGCTTCTACGCAGGCTTGGTGGGCATCTCGAAAGATGAGCAGCGCACACTTTCCCTGGCGCTTCCAGAGGACTTCGCTTTCGAAGGCCTTCGCGGCAAGACGCTGGACCTGGCTGTGACCTGCAAAGGCGTGAAGGACAAAGTGGTGCCTGCTCTAGACGCCGAGTTCATTCAAAAAATCGGTGGGGGTGACATGACCGAAGAAACCCTCCGTGGTGAAGTGAAGGAAGCCGTGCGCCGTCGCCGCGAGCAGGCCCGTGAGACTGCTAAGAGCAATCAGGTCATCGCACACATCTTTGAAAAGGTGGAGTTCGACGTACCTCAGGACATCGTCAATCGTGAGGCTCAGCGCCGCACGAACGACATCGCCATGCGCGCCATGCAGCAGGGCATTTCCCAAGATGAGTTGGTGAAGCAGCAGGATGAGATCCTGAGCAACGCCACCAACCAGGCCAAGCAGAGTGTGAAGGTCAGCTTCATCCTGGAACAGGTGGCTAAGAAGGAAGGTCTCAGCATCACGGATGAGCAGCTCACTTACGCGCTGGCGAACATGGCTGCCCGCCAGAAGAAGCCCGTGAAGAAGTTCATGGCTGAAGCTCAGAAAAATGGCATGATCGAGCGCATGCGCGATGATCTTCTGCTAGAAAGCGCTCTGCAGTTCCTCAAGGACAATGCTCAGATCGAAGAAACCGAGCCTGAAGCTGAACACTGCGATACCCACTCCCCCGCAGCGGCCTAA
- the tal gene encoding transaldolase, protein MNQLDQLKQHTIVVADTGDFEAMKAYKPQDATTNPSLILQASQKAEYKSLVDQAIAEHKGSALTGGAKVESIMDRILILFGVEILKIVPGRVSTEVDARLSFDTQGNVDKARQLISMYEKEGIARERVLIKIASTWEGIKAAEILQKEGINCNLTLLFSLAQAVACAEGGIKLISPFVGRILDWHKKSTGKDYAPAEDPGVESVTQIYNYYKHFGYKTEVMGASFRNKGEITELAGCDLLTISPGLLGELQASDEALTAKLNTENAKSLKIERIGSDEKTFRWLFNEDAMATEKTAEGIRNFGKDIVKLEKLIEAGL, encoded by the coding sequence ATGAACCAGCTCGACCAGCTCAAGCAGCACACCATCGTTGTCGCCGACACGGGTGACTTCGAGGCCATGAAGGCCTACAAGCCCCAGGACGCCACCACCAATCCTTCCCTCATTCTCCAGGCTTCTCAGAAGGCGGAGTACAAGTCCCTCGTGGATCAGGCCATTGCCGAGCACAAAGGCAGCGCCCTCACAGGTGGTGCGAAGGTCGAGTCCATCATGGACCGCATCCTGATTCTTTTCGGGGTCGAAATTCTGAAAATCGTCCCAGGTCGTGTCTCTACGGAGGTGGATGCCCGCCTTTCCTTTGATACCCAGGGCAATGTGGACAAAGCCCGCCAGCTCATCAGCATGTATGAGAAGGAAGGCATCGCCCGTGAGCGTGTGCTGATCAAGATCGCCTCTACCTGGGAAGGCATCAAAGCGGCTGAGATCCTTCAGAAAGAAGGTATCAATTGCAACCTCACTCTCCTTTTCAGCCTCGCCCAGGCCGTGGCCTGTGCCGAAGGCGGCATCAAGCTCATCTCTCCTTTCGTGGGTCGTATCCTAGACTGGCACAAGAAGAGCACAGGCAAGGATTACGCTCCAGCGGAAGACCCCGGTGTGGAGTCCGTGACGCAGATCTACAACTACTACAAGCACTTCGGTTACAAGACTGAGGTCATGGGTGCAAGCTTCCGCAACAAAGGTGAAATCACCGAGCTGGCTGGCTGCGATCTCCTCACCATCAGCCCGGGTCTTCTTGGCGAACTCCAGGCTTCGGACGAGGCTCTGACCGCCAAGCTGAATACCGAAAACGCGAAGTCCCTGAAAATCGAGCGCATCGGTAGTGATGAGAAGACCTTCCGCTGGCTCTTCAATGAAGACGCCATGGCCACGGAAAAGACCGCTGAAGGCATCCGTAACTTCGGCAAGGACATCGTGAAGCTGGAAAAGCTGATCGAAGCAGGTCTGTAA